Proteins encoded within one genomic window of Anopheles gambiae chromosome 3, idAnoGambNW_F1_1, whole genome shotgun sequence:
- the LOC1279150 gene encoding serine/arginine-rich splicing factor 2 yields MSGYARPPPRIDGMISLKVDNLTYRTTPDDLRRVFERCGEVGDIYIPRDRHTRESRGFAFVRFYDKRDAEDALDAMDGRMLDGRELRVQMARYGRPTSPQRRGNRYNGRERGRSRERHRRRSRSRSPEHRRRSYSRSKSRTPRSRSGSKSSRGKDSRSRSPAERGHY; encoded by the exons ATGAGTGGATACGCACGTCCGCCTCCGAGAATAGATGGAATGATTTCACTGAAG GTCGACAACTTAACCTACCGCACAACACCGGATGATTTGAGACGGGTGTTTGAACGTTGCGGAGAAGTCGGAGATATTTACATTCCCCGCGATCGACACACGCGTGAAAGCCGTGGCTTTGCCTTCGTCCG ATTCTATGACAAGCGTGATGCCGAAGACGCACTAGACGCCATGGACGGACGCATGTTGGACGGTAGGGAGCTCCGCGTCCAAATGGCTCGTTACGGGCGGCCAACTTCTCCACAGCGTCGCGGAAACCGATACAACGGTCGTGAACGGGGACGCTCCCGTGAACGCCACCGTCGCCGCTCTCGGTCTCGCAGTCCCGAGCATCGGCGCCGTTCGTACTCTCGCTCTAAGTCCCGTACACCGCGCTCCCGATCGGGCAGTAAATCATCTCGCGGCAAGGATTCCCGCTCTCGCAGCCCTGCCGAACGTGGACACTACTAG
- the LOC1279151 gene encoding ribonuclease Z, mitochondrial, with the protein MYTISRLVNSNVVRSKVSVRWNSAHKKLNKLLSKMPLDPKHIAEAQKQRLKLKQKVSKVSPGIVNLQVLGCGAPGTPASVYLFTDQTRYLFNCGEGTQRLAYEHKTKLSCLENIFMTRTNWERIGGLPGICLTMQDVGVPAVSLHGPPGLDELFKAMRRFVILKDMKVEASEYATGDVYEDHVMTLRYVVINRQPASGAREAGSDEDQNQDEATVDDTDYYAYERKRETLQKPQSDAAKTVQSTNWTKREESSVMAYICKLKPRHGQLSLEKCVELGVPPGPLLGQLKNGNDVTLPDGRVVRSCEVRAPDDPGPVFMFIDIPSREYMDDFVAKAELFEKYQQTAAEESDQAIFVVHFSPLDVMRCDEYRQFMDRFSASTRHIALNEVNSFSGYIAAHRIQYHLNQLDGQIFPLLREENNQYADPPANDTDLVRSSSLSYMHIRPPKGIDRTLEASLNPQEYLNELELLPDFKEALAELKQQLAQHTARRSAAVRAEQFPRLIFLGTGSSIPNKTRNVSAILILTSKQSSILLDCGEGTVGQIWRVFGKEQAEEILRSIKTVYISHLHADHHLGLIGLLQARKKLLGDNCERLTLVAPEQISYWLRLYDCRFETIHKDYVLVKNADLLENPLQDEKLLAMGIKEIATCRVRHCPHSFGVALKVASLGTHPETNIEGDVKITYSGDTMPCESLIELGRDSTVLIHEATMEDELAAEARIKMHSTLSQAIEQGRKMNARYTLLTHFSQRYAKIPRLRPDQQQTGLGTDLGIAFDNMEVTLDDLPTLCKFYPALKAMFISHFEEMEQKAIKRGNKKLRLETATRSKECSPTR; encoded by the exons ATGTATACAATCAGCAGATTGGTAAACTCTAATGTAGTTAGATCAAAAGTGTCTGTACGCTGGAACTCTGCGCATAAGAAATTGAACAAGCTGCTCAGCAAAATGCCGCTCGATCCGAAACACATTGCCGAGGCACAGAAGCAACGTTTGAAGCTGAAGCAAAAGGTGTCGAAAGTTTCACCCGGCATCGTGAACCTGCAGGTGTTGGGATGCGGTGCACCGGGCACACCGGCCTCGGTGTATCTGTTTACGGACCAAACCCGCTACCTGTTCAACTGTGGCGAAGGTACGCAAAGGCTGGCGTACGAGCATAAAACGAAGCTGTCCTGTttggaaaacattttcatGACACGAACCAACTGGGAACGGATCGGCGGCCTGCCAGGCATCTGCTTGACGATGCAAGACGTCGGTGTACCGGCCGTGTCGCTTCACGGACCGCCCGGGCTGGACGAGCTGTTCAAAGCGATGCGACGGTTCGTCATACTGAAGGACATGAAAGTGGAAGCGTCCGAGTATGCGACGGGGGATGTGTACGAGGACCATGTTATGACGCTTCGCTACGTCGTGATCAATCGGCAACCGGCCAGCGGTGCCAGGGAAGCCGGATCCGACGAAGACCAAAACCAGGATGAAGCCACCGTTGACGATACGGATTACTATGCGTACGAGAGAAAACGGGAAACACTTCAAAAGCCCCAATCGGATGCTGCTAAAACCGTTCAATCGACCAACTGGACAAAGCGGGAGGAAAGTTCGGTAATGGCTTACATCTGCAAGCTGAAACCACGCCATGGGCAGCTATCGTTAGAGAAGTGTGTGGAGCTGGGTGTTCCGCCCGGGCCTCTGTTGGGACAGCTGAAAAATGGCAACGATGTTACGCTTCCCGATGGTCGCGTTGTGAGATCGTGTGAGGTGCGGGCGCCCGATGATCCCGGTCCGGTGTTCATGTTCATCGACATTCCCAGCCGGGAGTACATGGACGATTTCGTGGCAAAGGCGGAACTGTTTGAGAAGTATCAGCAAACAGCGGCGGAAGAATCCGATCAGGCCATATTCGTGGTGCACTTCAGTCCGCTCGATGTGATGCGCTGTGATGAGTATCGACAGTTTATGGACCGGTTTTCCGCCAGCACCAGGCATATTGCGCTGAACGAGGTGAATAGCTTTTCCGGGTACATTGCGGCACACCGGATACAGTATCACTTGAACCAACTGGATGGACAAATCTTCCCGCTTCTAAG AGAGGAAAACAATCAGTATGCGGATCCTCCAGCAAACGACACAGATTTGGTGCGATCGTCTTCGCTGAGTTACATGCACATTCGACCACCGAAAGGCATCGATAG AACGCTGGAGGCATCCTTGAATCCGCAGGAGTACCTTAATGAACTGGAGCTGTTACCGGACTTTAAAGAGGCACTTGCTGAATTGAAGCAACAACTCGCACAACACACCGCCCGAAGGTCTGCCGCGGTTAGGGCAGAACAGTTTCCACGCTTAATTTTTCTCGGCACCGGATCATCGATTCCGAACAAAACGCGAAACGTTAGTGCTATTTTGATCTTGACTAG CAAACAATCATCGATACTGTTGGACTGTGGCGAAGGAACCGTGGGGCAGATATGGCGAGTTTTTGGGAAAGAGCAAGCAGAAGAAATCTTGCGATCGATAAAAACGGTCTACATTTCTCACCTACATGCAGATCATCATCTAG GTTTGATTGGTCTGCTACAAGCTCGCAAGAAGCTGTTGGGTGATAACTGTGAACGCTTAACCCTGGTGGCACCGGAGCAAATTTCCTACTGGCTGAGGCTGTACGATTGTCGGTTCGAAACCATCCACAAAGACTATGTGCTTGTAAAGAATGCTGATCTG TTGGAAAATCCTCTACAAGATGAAAAGCTGCTAGCAATGGGCATCAAGGAGATTGCCACCTGTCGCGTTCGCCACTGTCCCCATTCGTTCGGGGTCGCGTTGAAAGTGGCATCGCTTGGAACGCACCCGGAAACGAACATCGAAGGAGATGTAAAAATCACGTACAGTGGCGACACGATGCCTTGCGAAAGCCTGATCGAGCTGGGCCGTGATTCGACCGTGCTCATACACGAGGCAACGATGGAGGATGAACTAGCAGCGGAGGCACGCATCAAAATGCACAGTACACTGTCGCAGGCGATCGAACAGGGCCGTAAAATGAATGCACGATACACGCTGCTAACACACTTTAGCCAGCGGTACGCCAAAATTCCCCGCCTCCGGCCAGATCAACAGCAGACGGGCCTGGGCACCGATCTGGGCATTGCCTTCGACAACATGGAAGTAACGCTGGACGATTTGCCAACATTGTGTAAGTTCTATCCCGCCCTAAAAGCCATGTTTATCAGTCACTTTGAGGAAATGGAACAGAAGGCGATAAAGCGGGGCAACAAAAAGTTACGCCTCGAAACGGCTACCAGAAGCAAAGAATGTTCGCCAACGCGATGA